The following proteins are co-located in the Bradyrhizobium sp. AZCC 2176 genome:
- a CDS encoding sulfite exporter TauE/SafE family protein, with protein sequence MISTAQGVLGLASGMLVGFSLGLVGGGGSILAVPLMVYVVGVVEPHVAIGTSAIAVAANAAINLSNHARGGTVIWSCALIFAAAGMAGAFGGSILGKMMDGQRLLALFALVMIVIALLMLKTRSRIGLPDVKVSMSNISAIAGLGLATGTVSGFFGIGGGFLIVPALMLATGMPIMNAVSSSLVAVTAFGLTTAASYAWSGLVSWALAGLFVAGGIAGGLAGTRSARHLAKRRGALNIVFAVVIIAVALYMLARNISLPQP encoded by the coding sequence ATCATCTCCACCGCGCAAGGCGTGCTGGGGCTGGCGTCGGGGATGCTGGTCGGGTTTTCGCTTGGCCTGGTCGGCGGCGGCGGCTCGATTCTGGCGGTGCCGCTGATGGTCTATGTGGTCGGCGTGGTAGAGCCCCATGTCGCGATCGGCACCAGCGCGATCGCGGTGGCTGCCAACGCCGCGATCAATCTGTCCAACCATGCGCGCGGCGGCACCGTGATCTGGTCCTGCGCGTTGATTTTCGCCGCAGCCGGCATGGCCGGCGCCTTCGGCGGCTCGATCCTCGGCAAGATGATGGACGGTCAACGGCTGCTGGCGCTGTTTGCGCTGGTCATGATCGTGATTGCGCTATTAATGCTGAAGACGCGCTCGCGGATCGGCCTGCCCGACGTCAAGGTCTCGATGTCGAACATATCGGCCATCGCAGGCCTTGGCCTCGCGACCGGGACGGTGTCCGGCTTTTTCGGCATCGGCGGCGGCTTCCTGATCGTGCCGGCCCTGATGCTGGCGACTGGCATGCCGATCATGAACGCGGTCTCCTCCTCGCTGGTCGCGGTCACCGCATTTGGTCTGACCACGGCCGCCAGCTATGCCTGGTCCGGGCTGGTGTCGTGGGCATTGGCAGGTCTGTTCGTAGCGGGCGGCATCGCTGGCGGATTGGCCGGCACGCGTTCGGCGCGGCACCTCGCCAAGCGCCGCGGCGCGCTCAATATCGTGTTCGCCGTGGTCATCATAGCCGTGGCGCTCTATATGCTGGCGCGTAACATATCCCTGCCTCAGCCGTAG
- a CDS encoding PaaI family thioesterase, with protein sequence MLRFQPKNPDFRAVATDTFEQQRAMKTLGISIARLEPGEVDLAMDYSADLTQQHGFIHAGIITAGLDNACGIAAFTLMPPATGILTVEFKTNLLAPARGERFAFRATVVKPGRTLTVCEARAYAEQDGNETLIATMSGTLMALPAGEGAASPGRERASI encoded by the coding sequence ATGCTGCGTTTCCAGCCGAAGAACCCGGATTTTCGCGCGGTCGCGACCGACACGTTCGAACAGCAGCGCGCAATGAAGACGCTCGGCATTTCGATCGCGCGGCTGGAGCCGGGTGAGGTCGATCTCGCGATGGACTATTCGGCGGACCTCACCCAGCAGCACGGCTTCATCCATGCCGGGATCATCACCGCCGGTCTCGACAATGCCTGCGGCATCGCTGCGTTCACGCTGATGCCGCCGGCAACGGGAATTCTCACCGTGGAATTCAAGACCAACCTGCTGGCGCCCGCGCGGGGCGAGCGGTTTGCCTTCCGTGCCACCGTCGTCAAACCCGGCCGTACGCTGACGGTGTGCGAGGCCAGGGCCTATGCCGAGCAGGACGGCAATGAGACGCTGATCGCGACCATGAGCGGCACGCTGATGGCGCTGCCGGCCGGTGAAGGTGCGGCGTCGCCGGGGAGGGAGCGGGCATCGATCTGA
- a CDS encoding acyl-CoA thioesterase, producing the protein METDATYRGTVYPWQCDHVGHMNIMWYVGKFDEANWNLFARLGLTPSYQRGSGRGMAAVQQNITYKRELLAGDIVEVKSRLLEIRDKSIRFLHEMRNAETGEIAATCEFVGVHMDRQARKSTPFASAIRDAAMRHLEPATA; encoded by the coding sequence GTGGAGACGGACGCGACCTATCGCGGCACGGTCTATCCCTGGCAATGCGACCATGTCGGGCACATGAACATCATGTGGTATGTCGGCAAGTTCGACGAGGCGAACTGGAATCTGTTCGCCCGGTTGGGGCTGACGCCGTCCTATCAGCGCGGGTCCGGCCGCGGCATGGCCGCCGTGCAGCAGAACATCACCTACAAGCGCGAGTTGCTGGCCGGCGACATCGTCGAGGTCAAGAGCCGGCTGCTGGAAATCCGCGACAAGTCGATCCGCTTCCTGCACGAGATGCGCAACGCCGAAACCGGCGAGATTGCCGCGACTTGCGAATTCGTCGGCGTCCATATGGACCGGCAAGCGCGGAAGTCGACACCCTTCGCATCCGCGATCCGCGACGCCGCGATGAGGCATCTCGAACCGGCAACGGCGTGA